One stretch of Carassius gibelio isolate Cgi1373 ecotype wild population from Czech Republic chromosome B1, carGib1.2-hapl.c, whole genome shotgun sequence DNA includes these proteins:
- the si:dkey-9i23.8 gene encoding LOW QUALITY PROTEIN: C-C chemokine receptor type 8 (The sequence of the model RefSeq protein was modified relative to this genomic sequence to represent the inferred CDS: inserted 4 bases in 3 codons; deleted 1 base in 1 codon; substituted 1 base at 1 genomic stop codon) has translation MHTQNAGMNTSDNITESEENYWSRTEKSLLAPILTTEMVLGVLGNGLVLIVIVVCKDHFQCLYWLPLFSLTLSDFLCSILIICGSLFAVLSEGXPWCEMVSLLKFTFITSSIGSIEILCVQRYMGXPSKGKKLSVLMAVACASXWSTGAIFGAVPVVYEXIKYDPAEMLCAVFWESSYSDMLVYILCAFSISISIPFLLILSCSILTCADYGKGCYRLNIQILSSQGDLSTITPLLVILYLLCYAPYAASELVLLGRLDLSPSPEWLRSLSSVMAFLDCGLNPLIYCTNKDFRKAVLILFLNTRRSTFPKPVLTSITTKLEI, from the exons ATGCACACGCAGAACGCCGGAA TGAACACTTCAGATAATATAACAGAATCAGAGGAGAATTATTGGTCCAGAACTGAGAAGTCTCTGCTCGCTCCTATCCTCACCACTGAGATGGTACTGGGTGTTTTGGGAAATGGATTGGTTTTGATAGTCATAGTTGTG TGTAAAGACCATTTTCAATGCCTTTACTGGCTGCCCCTTTTCAGTCTCACACTCTCagatttcctctgctccatcctCATAATCTGTGGCTCCCTCTTTGCTGTGCTGAGTGAAG CTCCGTGGTGTGAGATGGTGAGCCTGCTCAAGTTCACCTTCATCACCTCTTCTATTGGAAGCATAG AAATTCTCTGTGTTCAGAGATACATGG ATCCTTCCAAAGGCAAAAAGCTGTCTGTTCTCATGGCGGTGGCATGTGCATC ATGGAGCACTGGAGCTATATTTGGAGCAGTACCAGTTGTCTATGAATAGATAAA GTATGATCCAGCAGAAATGCTGTGTGCAGTTTTCTGGGAAAGCAGTTACTCTGACATGCTGGTTTACATCCTCTGTGccttctccatctccatctccatcccATTTCTCCTCATACTCTCCTGCTCCATCCTGACTTGTGCTGACTATGGGAAAGGCTGTTACAG ATTAAATATCCAAATTTTATCTAGCCAGGGTGACCTGTCCACTATCACGCCACTGCTAGTGATCTTGTATCTGCTCTGCTATGCTCCATATGCTGCATCCGAG TTGGTTCTCCTCGGGAGGCTTGATTTGTCCCCATCCCCTGAATGGCTGCGATCACTATCTTCAGTAATGGCATTTCTGGACTGTGGTTTAAACCCCTTA ATCTACTGCACAAATAAAGACTTCCGAAAAGCAGTACTTATACTGTTCTTGAACACAAGGAGATCAACTTTTCCCAAACCAGTGCTGACCAGCATTACTACAAAGCTTGAAATAtga
- the tmem187 gene encoding transmembrane protein 187: MAMSALVHVLIPFLLCIALANTHIFDKVLVDVTYDHYAEKKVDSLPAFLSMPFNCLINLGYILLGIYWIFQPMSDNRDTCAAVYTKDVFALMAVAYGPVQWVRLATLRRAPSVLDQWFTLPIFAWVLVWCRVVDKGWSSRYALMVESCSVLSYGLALFHDRGFEVALGGHIAFAVFKGARAQVKLGDTASMRYLCLALLSCAGFVALKLLDHSLAQYWVFQNLTGHFWSKVCDILQFHYSFCFLTRLSENTHKRSS, encoded by the coding sequence aTGGCAATGTCAGCGCTCGTCCACGTTCTCATACCCTTCCTGCTTTGCATTGCGCTTGCAAACACTCACATTTTCGACAAAGTTTTGGTGGATGTCACGTATGATCACTATGCGGAAAAGAAAGTCGACAGCCTTCCTGCTTTCTTGTCCATGCCGTTTAACTGTCTGATAAACTTGGGATACATATTATTAGGTATCTACTGGATCTTTCAACCGATGTCAGACAATAGAGACACCTGTGCAGCCGTCTACACCAAAGACGTGTTCGCGCTCATGGCAGTGGCCTATGGACCGGTGCAGTGGGTCCGCTTGGCCACATTGCGGCGCGCGCCCTCTGTTTTGGACCAGTGGTTCACTTTACCTATTTTTGCGTGGGTGCTGGTGTGGTGTCGTGTCGTTGACAAAGGCTGGTCGTCCCGTTACGCCTTGATGGTGGAATCGTGCTCTGTCCTCAGCTACGGACTGGCGCTCTTTCACGACCGGGGGTTTGAAGTAGCCCTGGGTGGTCACATCGCCTTCGCCGTGTTCAAAGGCGCCCGAGCGCAGGTGAAGCTCGGAGACACTGCGTCCATGCGCTACCTCTGCTTGGCCCTGCTGTCCTGCGCTGGTTTCGTGGCTCTCAAGCTTCTGGATCATTCTCTTGCACAGTACTGGGTGTTTCAAAATCTAACTGGACATTTCTGGTCCAAAGTTTGCGACATTCTCCAGTTTCATTACAGCTTTTGTTTTCTCACTCGCCTTAGTGAAAATACACACAAGCGCTCctcataa
- the si:dkey-9i23.6 gene encoding uncharacterized protein si:dkey-9i23.6 gives MEEQTAKSDVRNGLRNDIPRLQSMLAKLNLKHKHPKTDNVKLNPDTACKSMFYHYLETEEGIQNEEDRKDSTVGSDEDEEQPTRSSETEDGNEAVEKVKELPDAFPKWERKSLFPVSLSIETQVAKLSHQRKESEPLEDKKSKEMEKHVDGASLLPNNQSQETSEDTSYLSVSSDKVDSAQVRLKQEPLDEPCCGSSKQYVSMDTSRVLTHQTAVNVTSKTTRSTSDPVTQESSKSFNPVKEERPLSAPSISNLWEYEKYEDFANAMPAESFSKAAKILGQVHSGMSIGNVEHDNSLTKTQKKGVKNKMKILTKKLMEKLKDKNYCEHNGRGSTQDSMEEGQNLNSLEVEVEAQDIPPPLPPKMGKYVFLERRFTLKDFKLNLEPINLMEEIFTGSEWLSYLPIKESPIEKDTSDQSQMIMTNDVLQPEKDIQLDVPPPIAEQDQSEDMKTREVDQSEDMKVNQENSVAKLNSDFDVKQVELDANIFAIPKALLTNNARQKITCESNKSDDVNNSVNMYIIPKNDLPLMKRKASDPLDLSTVKVGNTFVHFL, from the exons ATGGAGGAACAAACAGCAAAg AGCGATGTGAGAAACGGTCTGCGGAATGATATTCCACGACTGCAGTCTATGTTGGCAAAACTTAATCTAAAACACAAACATCCCAAAACAGACAATGTTAAATTAAACCCAGATACCGCctgtaaaagtatgttttaccaTTATCTGGAGACTGAAGAAGGAATACAAAATGAAGAAGACAGGAAAGATAGCACGGTCGGGTCTGATGAAGATGAGGAGCAACCAACTAGGAGTTCTGAAACAGAAGATGGAAATGAAGCTGTTGAAAAGGTCAAAGAGCTTCCAGATGCGTTTCCTAAATGGGAGAGGAAGAGTTTATTCCCTGTCTCTTTGTCCATAGAAACTCAGGTGGCAAAATTAAGTCATCAGCGAAAAGAAAGTGAGCCTTTGGAGGACAAAAAGAGCAAAGAGATGGAAAAGCATGTGGATGGAGCTTCATTATTGCCTAACAATCAATCTCAAGAAACATCTGAAGACACATCTTACCTCTCTGTGTCCTCAGATAAAGTGGACTCTGCACAGGTGCGGTTGAAGCAAGAACCACTAGATGAACCTTGTTGTGGTTCTTCAAAACAGTATGTCAGTATGGATACGAGCAGGGTTCTAACCCATCAAACAGCTGTGAATGTTACAAGCAAGACAACAAGGTCCACTTCAGATCCAGTAACCCAGGAATCCAGTAAATCCTTTAATCCAGTAAAGGAAGAGAGACCCCTCTCAGCTCCAAGTATTTCAAACCTATGGGAATATGAAAAGTATGAAGATTTTGCAAACGCAATGCCAGCCGAAAGCTTCAGCAAAGCTGCTAAGATTTTGGGACAGGTTCATTCAGGCATGAGCATCGGAAATGTGGAACATGACAACTCGCTCACCAAAACGCAAAAGAAAGgagtgaaaaacaaaatgaagattCTTACTAAAAAACTGATGGAAAAGCTTAAAGATAAAAATTATTGTGAGCACAATGGCAGAGGGAGCACCCAAGACAGTATGGAAGAAGGACAAAAC CTGAATTCCTTGGAGGTGGAAGTCGAGGCTCAAGATATTCCACCACCACTTCCACCGAAAATGGGGAAATATGTTTTCTTAGAAAG AAGATTTACCCTAAAAGACTTCAAACTCAATCTTGAACCGATCAACTTAATGGAAGAAATATTCACAGGCAGCGAATGGCTCAGTTACTTGCCCATCAAAGAAAGTCCAATTGAGAAAGACACTAGTGATCAGTCACAAATGATCATGACAAATGATGTTCTCCAACCAGAAAAGGACATTCAGCTCGATGTTCCTCCTCCAATAGCAGAGCAGGACCAGTCAGAGGACATGAAGACACGAGAGGTGGACCAGTCAGAGGACATGAAGGTCAATCAAGAGAACAGTGTAGCAAAATTGAACAGTGACTTTGATGTAAAACAAGTGGAATTGGATGCAAACATATTTGCTATACCTAAGGCACTGCTAACAAACAATGCAAGACAAAAAATTACTTGTGAGTCAAACAAATCAGATGACGTCAATAACAGTGTGAATATGTATATTATTCCCAAAAATGACTTACCgttaatgaaaagaaaagcatCAGATCCGCTGGACTTATCAACAGTCAAGGTGGGGAacacttttgtacattttctgtag